A portion of the Pseudoalteromonas luteoviolacea genome contains these proteins:
- the mrdA gene encoding penicillin-binding protein 2, with translation MIKNRPTIRDHSAEANLFARRAFVGFVFVVILIGVLLNNIYTLQVEKHETYQTRSNDNRIKVIPIAPNRGLIYDRNGVLLAENRPVYNLEVIPEQVDDLDKSLELISEIISITDAQKNTVKKSNRRSRRFKSQVLKARLNEQEVAIFSVNQHRFPGFSVEARLARHYPYGDALTHALGYVSRLNKKELSELESQGQAKNYRATHDFGKLGIEKFYEQRLHGQVGSQRVEVNNRGRIIRSLSIEHPKPGEDLVLTLDIGLQKIAQEVLEGVRGAIVVMDPKDGGILALYSNPSYDPNLFVHGISSKDYRALLNPDRPLINRATQGRYAPASTVKPHLAILALEEGIVKEDTKIWDPGFFQIPNVEHRWRDWLRWGHGHVDVYEAIEQSCDTYFYETAYKLGITKISNFMSQFGFGDLSGIDIHEETPAIMPTTEWKRQRFKESWWPGDTISVGIGQGYWTATPMQITNAVSILVNKGIHRPPHLVQVAKQDNDVEQMYTEEKPPVVLKNPHHWKIALDAMHNTVKKARGTAHKAFLGATYDPAGKTGTAQIVSIAQGEKYDAESLKEKHRDNGIYVGFAPYNDPRIVVTVIVENQGGGSTIAAPIARKLMDYYFETYPSHTEGK, from the coding sequence ATGATAAAAAACCGGCCAACGATCCGCGACCACAGCGCAGAAGCCAATTTGTTTGCACGCCGCGCGTTTGTTGGCTTTGTTTTTGTCGTCATTCTCATTGGCGTGCTACTGAACAATATATACACGTTACAGGTTGAGAAACACGAGACGTATCAAACGCGTTCAAATGATAATCGCATCAAAGTTATCCCAATTGCACCCAATCGTGGACTCATTTACGATAGAAACGGGGTGCTGCTAGCCGAGAATAGGCCTGTTTATAACCTTGAGGTGATCCCAGAGCAGGTGGATGACCTTGATAAGTCGCTTGAATTAATAAGTGAAATAATTAGCATCACTGATGCACAAAAAAATACGGTTAAAAAAAGTAATCGTCGCTCAAGACGTTTTAAAAGCCAAGTGCTCAAAGCCCGATTGAATGAGCAAGAGGTTGCCATTTTTTCCGTCAACCAGCACCGATTTCCGGGATTCAGCGTAGAAGCAAGGCTTGCTAGGCATTATCCTTATGGCGATGCACTCACCCATGCGTTAGGATATGTGTCTCGTCTCAATAAAAAAGAACTCAGTGAACTTGAATCTCAAGGACAGGCCAAAAATTATCGTGCTACACATGACTTTGGCAAACTGGGTATCGAAAAATTCTATGAACAACGCTTGCATGGTCAAGTAGGATCACAACGCGTAGAGGTGAATAACCGTGGGCGTATAATTCGTTCACTCAGCATTGAGCACCCTAAACCAGGTGAAGATCTGGTGCTCACTTTAGATATTGGCTTACAGAAAATTGCCCAAGAAGTACTCGAAGGCGTGCGCGGTGCAATTGTCGTTATGGACCCAAAAGATGGCGGGATCTTAGCCCTTTATTCAAACCCCAGCTACGATCCTAATTTGTTTGTACATGGGATCAGTAGTAAAGATTATCGTGCATTACTTAACCCCGATAGGCCTTTAATAAATAGAGCAACTCAAGGGCGATATGCGCCTGCATCGACGGTTAAACCTCACCTTGCTATTTTGGCTTTAGAAGAAGGCATTGTTAAAGAAGATACCAAAATATGGGATCCTGGTTTTTTTCAAATTCCCAATGTCGAACACCGTTGGCGTGACTGGCTGAGATGGGGGCACGGACACGTAGATGTGTATGAGGCGATTGAGCAATCTTGTGACACCTACTTTTACGAGACCGCTTACAAACTTGGGATCACCAAAATCAGTAACTTCATGAGTCAATTCGGCTTTGGTGATTTATCTGGTATTGATATCCATGAGGAAACACCGGCAATCATGCCGACAACCGAGTGGAAGCGACAGCGTTTTAAAGAGTCTTGGTGGCCTGGAGACACCATTTCCGTAGGCATTGGGCAAGGCTATTGGACAGCGACGCCGATGCAAATTACCAATGCTGTTTCTATTTTAGTAAATAAAGGGATACATCGCCCTCCCCACCTCGTGCAGGTCGCAAAGCAAGATAACGATGTAGAACAAATGTATACCGAAGAAAAACCGCCAGTGGTGTTAAAGAACCCACATCATTGGAAAATAGCGTTAGATGCCATGCATAACACGGTAAAAAAAGCCCGAGGTACTGCACATAAGGCATTTTTAGGTGCCACTTACGACCCTGCTGGAAAAACAGGCACAGCCCAAATTGTGAGTATTGCTCAAGGCGAAAAGTACGATGCTGAGAGCCTCAAAGAAAAACATCGAGATAATGGTATTTATGTCGGCTTTGCGCCGTATAACGACCCGCGCATCGTAGTAACCGTTATTGTTGAAAACCAAGGTGGCGGGTCAACTATTGCAGCACCCATTGCACGAAAACTGATGGACTATTACTTCGAAACTTACCCAAGCCATACGGAGGGTAAATGA
- the lptE gene encoding LPS assembly lipoprotein LptE: MIGFVQQVISTAGQIGSAVRSLADIKNRLAILLVCFAVTGCGFHLKQASYIPEDLRVLHLTGDDQKSALYEQLKYELQRSKVTLNDQIDSQNSKLTAELHLYQDELNRQTLSLFQNGQVAQYELAYKVSYRLARPDQAPIEQSFELYRNYQDDPTNSLAKSKELEIILTEMRKLATKRIIRELSQL, translated from the coding sequence ATGATTGGCTTTGTTCAGCAAGTCATTTCAACAGCGGGCCAAATTGGCTCCGCTGTTCGCTCGCTTGCAGACATTAAAAATAGACTGGCAATTTTGCTAGTCTGTTTTGCTGTCACAGGCTGTGGTTTTCACCTCAAACAAGCGTCCTATATTCCTGAAGATTTACGGGTGCTGCATTTAACAGGAGATGATCAAAAATCTGCGTTATACGAACAATTAAAGTATGAACTGCAGCGTTCAAAAGTAACACTTAATGATCAAATTGATAGTCAAAACTCCAAGCTCACAGCTGAACTACATCTATACCAAGATGAGTTAAACAGACAAACGTTAAGCCTCTTCCAAAATGGACAAGTCGCACAGTATGAGCTTGCATACAAAGTTTCATATCGCCTTGCACGTCCAGATCAGGCTCCCATTGAGCAAAGCTTTGAACTCTATCGAAACTATCAAGATGATCCAACCAACTCGCTTGCCAAGTCTAAAGAACTAGAAATTATTTTGACAGAAATGCGCAAGTTAGCCACCAAAAGAATTATTCGCGAATTGTCACAACTCTAA
- the ybeD gene encoding DUF493 family protein YbeD: MVTPVKNTKFDEYLEFPCPFTFKVMGLANVDLTDQILTKMQAIAPGDYAPKVKPSSKGTYESVTLVATVTSKEHIEQIYTELGSIEAVRYVL, encoded by the coding sequence GTGGTAACACCTGTAAAAAACACTAAGTTTGATGAGTACTTAGAATTTCCCTGCCCATTCACTTTTAAGGTTATGGGCTTGGCAAATGTTGATCTGACAGATCAGATTCTTACCAAAATGCAAGCCATTGCGCCTGGCGATTACGCGCCAAAGGTCAAGCCTAGTAGCAAAGGCACATATGAGTCTGTGACTTTAGTTGCAACTGTGACTTCAAAAGAGCACATTGAGCAGATATACACTGAACTGGGTAGTATCGAAGCGGTTCGTTACGTACTGTAG
- the lipB gene encoding lipoyl(octanoyl) transferase LipB — translation MSNHSIIIRHLGRQSYEPIWQKMQHFTDQRDDSAADEIWLVEHSPVFTQGQAGKAEHLIAPGDIPVVKVDRGGQVTYHGPGQQMMYVLFNLRRLKIGVRELVTWLEETIIETLQEYNINAYAKADAPGVYVNNCKVASLGLRVRRGCSFHGLALNVNMDLSPFLRINPCGYAGMEMVQTSDLNGPATLEEAGNGLIKHMLKRINAEHVVHTEGFENE, via the coding sequence ATGAGCAACCATAGCATCATCATTCGCCATCTCGGGCGACAAAGTTACGAGCCAATTTGGCAGAAAATGCAACACTTTACTGATCAGCGTGATGATTCAGCAGCTGATGAGATCTGGTTAGTTGAACACAGCCCTGTTTTTACACAAGGTCAAGCTGGAAAAGCCGAACACTTAATTGCACCAGGCGATATTCCTGTCGTCAAAGTCGATAGAGGCGGCCAAGTAACTTACCATGGTCCTGGCCAGCAAATGATGTATGTGCTGTTCAACCTACGTCGTTTAAAAATTGGCGTACGAGAACTGGTTACTTGGCTTGAAGAGACCATTATTGAAACTTTGCAAGAATACAACATCAATGCCTATGCTAAAGCTGATGCGCCAGGTGTTTATGTTAACAATTGCAAAGTTGCCTCTTTGGGCTTGAGAGTTAGACGAGGCTGCTCATTCCACGGACTTGCACTCAATGTCAATATGGACCTCAGTCCATTTTTACGTATTAATCCATGCGGCTATGCAGGCATGGAGATGGTACAAACTAGCGATTTAAATGGGCCTGCTACGCTTGAAGAGGCGGGTAATGGGCTCATCAAACATATGCTAAAGCGTATTAACGCTGAGCATGTTGTTCACACTGAAGGGTTTGAGAACGAATGA
- the lipA gene encoding lipoyl synthase, protein MSKPVKMEPGVKLRDAEKMALIPVKVLPTEREQMLRKPEWLKIRLPKSSERIEGIKSAMRKHGLHSVCEEASCPNLSECFNHGTATFMILGAICTRRCPFCDVAHGRPLKPDAAEPEKLALTIKDMKLKYVVITSVDRDDLRDGGAQHFADCIREIRKHNPGITIEILVPDFRGRMDRALEILTETPPDVFNHNLETAPRLYKLARPGADYKWSLELLRRFKEAHPEVKTKSGLMVGLGEEIPEIEEVLRDLREHNVDMLTVGQYLAPSKHHLPVKRYVPPAEFDALKEYADEIGFSHAACGPFVRSSYHADQQAAGKEVK, encoded by the coding sequence ATGAGTAAACCAGTCAAAATGGAGCCGGGTGTAAAATTACGCGATGCCGAGAAAATGGCATTAATTCCGGTCAAAGTACTACCTACTGAACGAGAGCAAATGCTCCGTAAGCCTGAGTGGTTAAAGATCCGCTTGCCAAAATCAAGTGAGCGAATTGAAGGCATTAAAAGTGCAATGCGTAAGCATGGCTTACATTCAGTTTGTGAAGAAGCATCTTGTCCAAACTTATCTGAATGCTTTAACCATGGCACCGCAACTTTCATGATTTTAGGCGCTATTTGTACTCGTCGTTGCCCATTCTGTGATGTTGCACACGGCCGTCCGCTAAAACCAGATGCCGCTGAACCGGAAAAGCTTGCACTAACCATCAAAGACATGAAACTAAAATACGTGGTTATCACATCAGTTGACCGCGATGACCTTCGTGATGGTGGTGCACAACATTTCGCTGACTGTATCAGAGAGATCCGTAAACATAATCCAGGGATCACCATTGAAATTCTAGTGCCTGACTTCCGTGGTCGTATGGACAGAGCACTTGAGATCCTGACAGAAACACCGCCAGATGTGTTTAACCACAATTTAGAAACTGCGCCTAGACTATACAAACTAGCGCGGCCAGGCGCAGATTATAAGTGGTCTCTTGAGTTATTACGTCGCTTTAAAGAAGCTCATCCAGAAGTTAAAACCAAGTCTGGTTTAATGGTGGGGTTAGGTGAAGAGATACCTGAAATCGAAGAAGTATTAAGGGATCTTCGTGAACACAACGTAGACATGTTGACTGTTGGTCAGTACTTAGCGCCATCCAAGCACCACCTGCCTGTTAAACGCTATGTGCCACCAGCAGAGTTTGATGCCCTTAAAGAGTATGCCGACGAAATTGGCTTCTCACACGCCGCATGCGGTCCGTTTGTACGTTCAAGCTATCATGCAGATCAGCAAGCTGCCGGTAAAGAAGTTAAATAA
- a CDS encoding serine hydrolase, protein MTVFKPKVVKKILGVVCSLSLFSASAQIIPSPPQMSAKGYFLVDFTTGKVIAEGEPDTKLLPASLTKMMTSYVIGTEILAGNIAPTDMVTISENAWAKNFPESSKMFIEVGKKVSVDDLNHGIIIQSGNDACVAMAEHIAGSESAFADLMNAHAEKLGMTNSFFINSHGLDAPEQFTTPRDMATLGAALIRDVPEEYALYKQKSFTFNGIKQYNRNSLLWDASLDVDGIKTGHTAEAGYSLVTSATKGDMRLIAVVMGTESERARKVESKKLLNYGFRFFETITPYKAGDSFADQRIWMGNKETVSLGITQDTPITIPRGQRKNLKAHFELDQTLTAPLAKGSTVGTLFLQLDGEDIAQYPLVTLEEIEEGSFFSRIYDYLRLQIMQ, encoded by the coding sequence ATGACAGTATTTAAACCAAAAGTAGTTAAAAAAATCCTTGGTGTCGTGTGTTCTTTGTCATTATTTTCGGCAAGCGCACAAATCATACCTTCTCCACCACAAATGAGTGCAAAAGGTTATTTCCTAGTTGACTTCACAACAGGTAAAGTCATTGCTGAAGGTGAACCAGATACCAAGCTTCTGCCTGCTAGTTTGACAAAAATGATGACCAGCTACGTTATCGGTACAGAGATTTTGGCGGGTAACATCGCCCCCACTGACATGGTCACTATTAGTGAGAATGCTTGGGCTAAAAATTTTCCAGAATCGTCAAAAATGTTCATCGAAGTCGGTAAAAAAGTCAGTGTTGACGACTTAAACCATGGCATTATCATTCAATCAGGTAATGACGCATGCGTTGCCATGGCTGAACACATTGCCGGCAGCGAAAGTGCATTCGCAGATTTAATGAATGCGCACGCTGAAAAGCTAGGGATGACGAATAGCTTCTTCATCAATAGCCATGGTTTGGATGCCCCTGAGCAATTTACTACACCAAGAGACATGGCAACGTTAGGTGCAGCTCTGATCCGTGACGTACCTGAAGAATACGCACTGTATAAGCAAAAATCTTTTACCTTTAACGGCATCAAACAATACAACCGTAACTCGCTATTATGGGATGCAAGCCTAGATGTCGATGGTATTAAAACCGGCCATACTGCGGAAGCTGGCTACAGCTTAGTCACGTCTGCTACAAAGGGTGATATGAGATTGATCGCCGTTGTGATGGGCACCGAAAGCGAGCGCGCAAGAAAAGTCGAAAGTAAAAAGCTATTAAACTACGGTTTTAGATTCTTCGAAACAATCACACCTTACAAAGCAGGTGATAGCTTCGCTGATCAGCGTATCTGGATGGGTAATAAAGAGACGGTATCTTTGGGTATTACACAAGACACACCCATTACGATCCCTCGTGGCCAACGAAAAAACCTAAAAGCGCACTTCGAACTAGATCAAACATTAACTGCGCCACTTGCTAAAGGCAGTACTGTCGGTACGCTATTCTTGCAGTTAGATGGTGAGGATATTGCGCAATACCCACTGGTGACGCTTGAAGAAATTGAAGAAGGTAGTTTCTTCAGCCGCATATACGACTACTTACGTTTACAGATCATGCAATAA
- a CDS encoding septal ring lytic transglycosylase RlpA family protein has product MKKTLFIPLSAIIFLSACSSRYHTSQDKAPLRAPTQLEMQDAKVTNERKSVSAGRPYTVLGKSYTPISDEKGFTQTGTASWYGRKFHGYYTSNGETFNMFDMTAAHKTLPLPSFVKVTNLANNVSAIVRVNDRGPFHDDRIIDLSYAAAYKLGYHLQGTAEVKIEAITIDRKSPRLTYVQVAAGSNMENVQALATQLSNKFELGTPIAFEDNLYKLRLGPILDDQTAQKVLQTLQEGEFNKAFLLYSEYEL; this is encoded by the coding sequence ATGAAAAAAACTCTATTTATCCCTTTAAGCGCCATAATATTCCTAAGTGCTTGTAGCAGCCGGTACCATACTAGCCAAGATAAAGCGCCATTACGCGCACCTACGCAGCTTGAAATGCAAGATGCCAAAGTCACTAATGAACGCAAAAGTGTCAGTGCTGGACGCCCATATACAGTTTTAGGAAAAAGCTATACGCCTATTTCTGATGAAAAAGGTTTCACCCAAACAGGCACTGCTTCTTGGTATGGCCGAAAGTTTCATGGTTACTACACATCCAACGGTGAAACCTTCAACATGTTTGATATGACCGCTGCGCACAAAACACTGCCGCTACCGAGTTTTGTCAAAGTCACTAATTTAGCAAATAATGTGAGCGCGATTGTCAGAGTGAACGACCGTGGTCCTTTTCATGATGATAGAATAATCGATCTCTCATATGCCGCTGCCTATAAACTTGGATATCACTTACAAGGTACAGCTGAGGTTAAGATAGAGGCGATTACCATTGACCGCAAAAGCCCAAGATTAACTTATGTCCAAGTAGCTGCTGGCAGCAACATGGAGAATGTGCAAGCACTCGCGACTCAGCTTTCGAATAAGTTTGAATTAGGTACACCTATCGCGTTTGAAGATAATCTCTACAAATTGCGACTTGGACCGATTTTGGATGACCAGACAGCACAAAAGGTGCTACAAACCTTACAAGAAGGTGAATTTAACAAAGCTTTCTTGCTTTATAGCGAATATGAACTTTAA
- the rsfS gene encoding ribosome silencing factor: MDSKQLLDFALDKVDDMKARDIVKLDVRETSSITDFLVICSGNSKRHVQSIADHVAKEARHAGETPLGHEGQDAGEWVLVDLGDVVVHVMQDQTRDFYDLEKLWG; encoded by the coding sequence TTGGATTCAAAACAACTTTTAGACTTTGCATTAGATAAAGTCGACGATATGAAAGCGCGTGATATTGTTAAATTAGATGTACGTGAGACATCATCAATCACTGATTTTTTAGTCATTTGCTCAGGTAATTCTAAGCGTCATGTACAATCTATCGCCGATCATGTTGCAAAAGAGGCGCGTCATGCAGGCGAAACACCTCTAGGACACGAAGGGCAAGATGCTGGTGAATGGGTACTGGTCGATCTTGGTGATGTGGTTGTACATGTGATGCAAGATCAGACCCGCGATTTTTATGATTTAGAGAAGCTTTGGGGCTAA
- the nadD gene encoding nicotinate-nucleotide adenylyltransferase encodes MIALFGGTFDPIHLGHLNMANHCLDELSLSSLAFMPNATPVHKKGPSISTEHRIAMLELATQDQPKFHIDTREVKRTEPSFTVLTLKELRAEYPEEPIAFLMGMDSFNGFSTWYQWQTITRLCHIVVYARPGDQYAPCEQLEAYLTHAKATSPSDLHQTPAGKCYFLTGKAFCAASSEIRQAIKFGKTVEPWLPKPVLAYINNNKLYAL; translated from the coding sequence ATGATTGCACTATTTGGCGGTACATTTGATCCGATCCACCTCGGGCATCTCAATATGGCAAACCACTGTCTAGATGAGCTCTCTTTGAGCTCATTGGCATTTATGCCCAATGCAACACCAGTTCATAAAAAAGGCCCAAGCATTTCTACAGAACATCGCATTGCAATGTTAGAGTTAGCAACGCAAGATCAGCCAAAGTTTCACATTGATACTCGAGAAGTTAAGCGTACGGAACCCTCATTTACAGTGCTTACTTTAAAAGAGCTCAGAGCAGAATACCCAGAAGAACCCATCGCGTTTTTAATGGGCATGGACTCTTTTAATGGATTCAGTACTTGGTACCAATGGCAAACTATCACGCGACTATGCCATATAGTGGTTTACGCAAGACCAGGGGACCAATATGCGCCCTGTGAACAACTAGAAGCCTATTTGACTCACGCCAAAGCCACCTCACCAAGCGATTTACATCAAACACCCGCTGGTAAGTGTTACTTTTTGACAGGTAAAGCTTTTTGCGCAGCATCCAGTGAAATTCGCCAAGCCATAAAATTTGGCAAAACCGTTGAACCTTGGTTGCCCAAGCCTGTCTTAGCCTATATCAATAACAATAAGTTATACGCACTTTAG
- the holA gene encoding DNA polymerase III subunit delta, producing the protein MRCYANQLAGQLSKGLHPFYLVFGEEPFQEGNCVLNIRQVAKKQGFDETIKFALLPGFDWQEIIAQYNSMSLFSARTVIELDLNQQKPPTQGVNILKEIAANINPDVILIIKGAKAGQDIQRSAWFKALDKSGLFVPCYPLTGFHLEKWLDEECKRLKVNLKSDAKRSLLLATEGNLLATYQELEKLSLLYKDTLIDQQQLMGGLLNQAKFDIFDLNEGLLKGNPKYIIKVLNKLATDNVEPTSVAWTLQNQAQTLLNMKRALVQGQPISQLFKQFNVWKNQQQPTQQALDRLPISQLENIIILLGQFDSAFKSNALNAPFQGLAHIALSFCQPVTFSMPFTNDSEQLGGVY; encoded by the coding sequence ATGCGCTGTTATGCAAATCAATTAGCAGGTCAGTTAAGTAAAGGCCTGCACCCTTTCTACCTTGTTTTTGGTGAAGAGCCATTCCAAGAAGGTAATTGTGTTCTCAATATCCGCCAAGTAGCCAAAAAGCAAGGCTTTGATGAGACGATAAAGTTCGCCTTATTACCAGGCTTTGATTGGCAGGAAATCATTGCCCAATACAATAGCATGTCTTTATTTAGCGCCAGAACGGTCATTGAGCTGGACTTAAACCAGCAAAAGCCACCAACACAAGGCGTTAATATCCTCAAAGAGATTGCAGCCAACATAAACCCTGATGTCATTTTGATCATCAAAGGCGCAAAAGCAGGCCAAGATATTCAGCGTTCTGCTTGGTTCAAAGCACTGGATAAAAGTGGCTTGTTTGTGCCCTGCTACCCTTTGACAGGCTTCCACCTTGAAAAGTGGCTTGATGAAGAATGTAAACGTCTAAAAGTTAATTTAAAAAGTGATGCTAAGCGCAGTTTATTATTGGCCACAGAGGGTAACCTACTTGCCACTTATCAAGAGCTAGAAAAGCTATCTTTACTCTATAAAGACACTCTTATAGATCAACAACAGTTGATGGGCGGCCTACTCAATCAAGCAAAATTTGATATTTTCGATTTGAATGAAGGCCTTCTAAAAGGCAACCCCAAGTACATTATCAAAGTGCTAAATAAACTAGCGACCGATAATGTCGAGCCGACTAGCGTTGCGTGGACCCTGCAAAATCAAGCTCAAACACTTTTAAATATGAAACGTGCACTAGTGCAAGGCCAACCAATTAGCCAATTGTTCAAACAGTTCAATGTCTGGAAAAATCAACAACAACCAACACAGCAAGCTTTGGATAGACTGCCAATATCTCAGTTAGAAAATATCATAATATTGTTAGGACAATTTGACTCAGCGTTTAAAAGCAATGCACTGAACGCACCATTTCAAGGTCTCGCACATATTGCGTTAAGCTTCTGCCAACCTGTCACCTTTTCAATGCCATTTACCAATGATAGTGAACAACTGGGCGGAGTATACTGA
- the rodA gene encoding rod shape-determining protein RodA: MNQLRQRRSFWQRIHIDFPLFAALLLMMAGSLAVVYSASGQNMDMMARHATRMLGAVIALVVMAQISPNTLKRLVFPLYTIGLIMLICVFFFGVTINGAKRWLDIGITRFQPSEIMKLGVPMMVAWYIGRQQLPPKILHIIIGFAIVLVPTILIQKQPDLGTSLLIASSGIFVLFLSGLSWRLIGTSVLLAIPGAFAMWHFVMHEYQKQRVLTLLDPESDPLGAGYHIIQSKIAIGSGGIEGKGWLHGTQSQLEFLPERHTDFIFSVLSEEFGLLGVVMLLSVYLFIIGRGLYIAVNAQEAFSKLLAGALTLTFFVYIFVNIGMVSGLLPVVGVPLPLISYGGTSMVTLMAGFGIIMAIATDKKMLLK, translated from the coding sequence ATGAATCAATTAAGACAGCGCCGTTCTTTTTGGCAACGCATTCACATCGACTTCCCGCTATTTGCAGCATTGTTACTTATGATGGCTGGCAGTTTAGCCGTAGTTTATAGCGCCAGCGGCCAAAACATGGATATGATGGCTCGCCATGCAACACGCATGTTAGGTGCTGTTATTGCACTTGTTGTCATGGCTCAAATTTCACCAAACACGCTCAAAAGGCTTGTTTTCCCGTTATATACAATTGGGCTAATTATGCTGATATGCGTCTTCTTTTTTGGTGTCACCATAAATGGCGCTAAGCGATGGTTAGATATAGGGATCACTCGATTCCAGCCTTCGGAGATAATGAAATTAGGTGTACCAATGATGGTGGCTTGGTATATCGGACGCCAGCAACTACCACCAAAGATACTGCACATCATTATTGGGTTCGCTATTGTACTTGTACCAACAATCCTAATCCAAAAACAACCTGATTTAGGTACCTCTTTGCTCATTGCAAGCTCTGGCATATTTGTCTTGTTTTTGTCTGGCCTGAGCTGGCGGCTAATTGGCACCAGTGTACTTCTGGCTATCCCCGGGGCTTTTGCCATGTGGCACTTTGTAATGCATGAATACCAAAAGCAGAGGGTTTTAACCTTACTCGACCCAGAGAGCGACCCACTTGGAGCTGGATATCATATCATTCAATCAAAGATAGCCATTGGATCCGGTGGCATAGAAGGCAAAGGGTGGCTACACGGTACACAGTCTCAACTCGAGTTTTTACCTGAACGACACACTGATTTCATCTTCTCAGTCCTCAGTGAAGAATTTGGCCTGCTCGGTGTCGTAATGTTACTTAGCGTTTACCTATTCATTATAGGAAGAGGCCTTTACATCGCTGTCAACGCACAAGAAGCATTTAGCAAATTACTGGCAGGTGCACTCACACTCACATTTTTCGTCTATATTTTTGTCAACATTGGGATGGTTTCAGGATTATTACCCGTGGTTGGCGTTCCTTTGCCTTTGATTAGTTACGGCGGTACATCAATGGTTACACTGATGGCTGGTTTCGGTATCATTATGGCAATAGCAACAGATAAAAAAATGCTACTCAAATAA
- the rlmH gene encoding 23S rRNA (pseudouridine(1915)-N(3))-methyltransferase RlmH, with amino-acid sequence MKIQLIAVGTKMPAWVETGFKEYQRRFPKDMPLELIEIAAGKRGKNADIKRILQQEGEKTLAAIPKGNRIVTLEVTGKPWDTHQLANNMEKWQLDGRDVSLLIGGPEGLAPECITASEQKWSLSNLTLPHPLVRIVVAESLYRGWSLNNNHPYHRE; translated from the coding sequence GTGAAAATTCAGTTAATTGCGGTTGGTACTAAAATGCCAGCTTGGGTAGAAACAGGATTTAAGGAATACCAAAGACGCTTCCCCAAGGATATGCCATTAGAGCTGATCGAAATTGCCGCGGGTAAACGTGGTAAAAATGCTGATATCAAACGGATCTTGCAACAAGAGGGTGAAAAAACCCTCGCTGCAATCCCAAAGGGAAATCGAATCGTTACGCTTGAAGTAACAGGTAAGCCTTGGGATACGCATCAATTAGCGAATAACATGGAAAAATGGCAGCTTGATGGCCGAGATGTCAGCTTACTCATTGGTGGACCAGAGGGCCTCGCACCAGAATGCATAACAGCATCTGAGCAAAAGTGGTCACTTTCAAACCTCACTTTGCCACATCCGCTGGTCAGAATTGTCGTAGCTGAAAGCCTATATCGTGGCTGGAGCTTAAACAATAACCACCCTTACCACAGAGAATAA